In a single window of the Thiohalophilus sp. genome:
- a CDS encoding malate synthase G: MTQYIQAGELQIDSQLHAFIMDEALPGSGIEPEQFWSTLSETVHQFGPRNHELLEQRDNLQARIDAWHREHPRFDAKAYKQFLIDIEYLLPEGDDFSITTTNVDDEIATVAGPQLVVPVTNARYALNAANARWGSLYDALYGTDVIDESDGAERTPRYNPRRGEKVIDWAMDLLDSVAPLAKGSHHIASSYSIDNGKLTVTLTDGTLTTLQQADQFAGFDGHSDEPQAVLLRHNGLHIELQIDREHPTGKTHPAGIKDIQLEAALTTIQDLEDSVATVDAEDKVLAYRNWLGLMQGNLTETFSKSGKMLTRRLNPDRQYQTPGGDTLTLPGRSLLLIRNVGLFIHTDAAVTHYGAPIPEGILDALVTTLIALHDIRENSSLSNSRRGSIYLVKPKLHGPEEAAFTNELLDFIEDQLNLARHTLKLGIMDEERRTSVNLKECIRAAKDRVVFINTGFLDRTGDEIHTGMEAGPMVRKGAMKESIWIQAYEKINVETGLACGFSGKAQIGKGMWAMPDNMKAMLAAKIDHPRAGANTAWVPSPTAAVLHAIHYHQVNVFERQGTIAKSKRTPVDDLLVIPLLGNDRSDADGITRELENNAQGILGYVVRWINQGIGCSKVPDINNIGLMEDRATLRIASQHIANWLHHGLCDAEQVLEVMKRMAEKVDRQNGGDPTYTPMGPDFNNSQAFRAAFDLVIKGREQANGYTEPLLYTHRRAVKEKGKE; the protein is encoded by the coding sequence ATGACGCAATACATCCAGGCCGGCGAACTGCAGATCGACAGCCAGCTACATGCCTTTATTATGGATGAAGCGCTGCCCGGTTCCGGAATTGAACCCGAACAATTCTGGAGCACACTCTCGGAAACGGTTCACCAATTCGGCCCGCGCAATCATGAACTGCTTGAACAGCGCGATAATCTCCAGGCCCGGATCGATGCCTGGCACCGCGAACATCCCCGCTTTGATGCCAAAGCCTACAAACAGTTTCTGATCGACATCGAATATCTCTTACCCGAAGGTGATGATTTCAGCATCACCACCACCAACGTGGATGACGAAATCGCCACGGTGGCCGGCCCGCAACTGGTGGTGCCCGTCACCAACGCCCGCTACGCCCTGAACGCCGCCAATGCGCGCTGGGGAAGCCTGTATGATGCCCTCTACGGCACCGATGTAATCGACGAGTCCGACGGCGCCGAACGCACCCCCCGGTATAACCCCCGGCGCGGTGAAAAGGTAATCGACTGGGCCATGGACCTGCTCGATTCGGTCGCCCCGCTGGCCAAAGGCAGCCACCATATCGCAAGCAGTTACAGCATAGACAACGGAAAACTGACAGTCACTCTGACGGATGGGACGTTAACCACACTCCAGCAGGCCGATCAGTTTGCCGGTTTCGATGGCCACAGTGACGAGCCACAAGCCGTGCTGTTGCGCCACAACGGTCTGCACATCGAGCTGCAGATCGATCGCGAACACCCCACCGGCAAGACCCACCCGGCCGGCATTAAAGACATTCAGCTGGAAGCGGCGCTCACCACCATTCAGGATCTGGAAGATTCGGTTGCCACGGTCGATGCCGAGGACAAGGTGCTGGCCTATCGTAACTGGCTGGGACTGATGCAGGGCAACCTGACGGAGACCTTCTCCAAATCCGGCAAGATGCTCACCCGCCGCCTCAACCCGGATCGCCAGTACCAGACCCCGGGCGGCGACACCCTGACCCTGCCCGGACGCAGCCTGTTACTCATTCGCAACGTCGGCCTGTTTATTCATACCGACGCAGCAGTGACCCACTACGGCGCACCAATCCCCGAGGGTATCCTCGATGCACTGGTCACCACCTTGATCGCGCTGCATGATATCCGGGAAAACAGTTCACTCAGCAATTCCCGCCGCGGCAGCATTTATCTGGTCAAACCCAAACTGCACGGCCCCGAGGAAGCCGCCTTTACCAATGAACTGCTCGACTTTATCGAGGATCAACTGAACCTGGCCCGGCATACCCTCAAGCTGGGCATCATGGACGAAGAACGCCGCACCTCGGTCAACCTCAAGGAATGCATCCGCGCCGCAAAGGATCGCGTGGTGTTCATCAATACCGGCTTTCTGGATCGCACCGGTGACGAGATCCACACCGGCATGGAAGCCGGCCCCATGGTGCGCAAGGGGGCAATGAAAGAGAGCATCTGGATCCAGGCCTATGAAAAGATCAATGTCGAAACCGGTCTGGCCTGCGGCTTCAGCGGCAAGGCGCAGATCGGCAAAGGCATGTGGGCCATGCCGGATAACATGAAGGCGATGCTGGCCGCGAAGATCGACCACCCCCGAGCCGGCGCCAACACGGCCTGGGTCCCCTCGCCCACCGCCGCTGTGCTGCATGCCATCCACTATCATCAGGTGAACGTCTTCGAGCGACAAGGGACAATCGCCAAAAGCAAACGCACCCCGGTCGATGATCTGCTGGTCATTCCGCTGCTCGGTAACGACCGGTCCGATGCCGACGGCATCACCCGGGAACTGGAAAACAACGCCCAGGGCATCCTCGGTTACGTGGTGCGCTGGATCAACCAGGGGATTGGCTGCTCCAAGGTGCCCGACATCAACAATATCGGTTTAATGGAAGACCGCGCCACCCTGCGTATCGCCAGCCAGCACATCGCCAACTGGCTACACCACGGCCTATGCGATGCCGAACAGGTGCTGGAAGTGATGAAGCGCATGGCGGAAAAAGTCGACCGTCAAAACGGCGGCGATCCCACCTATACCCCGATGGGGCCGGATTTCAACAACAGCCAGGCCTTCCGGGCCGCCTTTGATCTGGTCATCAAGGGGCGCGAACAGGCCAACGGCTATACCGAGCCGTTACTCTATACCCACAGACGCGCAGTCAAAGAAAAAGGGAAAGAATAA
- a CDS encoding Do family serine endopeptidase: MMRLTRSLKFILQFAVLGLAVAFVVIYLLPDNALRPGGNQVVEVRETPPREQLPRNAGPVSYANAVEIAAPAVVNIHTKKLITREAHPLLDDPMFRHFFGDDFGGPREREETNLGSGVIISQQGYILTNNHVISDAEEIQIALRDQRTANATVVGTDPDTDLAVLKIELDNLPVITLGRSDQLRVGDVVLAIGNPFGVGQTVTSGIVSATGRNMLGINTFENFIQTDAAINPGNSGGALITASGDLVGINTAIFSRSGGSQGIGFAIPTSLARDVMHQIIEHGEVKRGWLGVAIQNINDNLAESLNLDEDQKGVIITSILNNGPADKAGLQPGDVITRIDGQPVTDVATALDLISGNRPGSKIRIQGLRQNDAFDKTVKVAQRPKQDE; encoded by the coding sequence ATGATGCGCCTGACCCGTTCGCTCAAATTCATTCTCCAGTTTGCCGTGCTCGGCCTGGCCGTGGCCTTCGTCGTCATCTATCTGCTGCCCGACAATGCCCTGCGCCCGGGCGGCAACCAGGTGGTCGAGGTCCGCGAAACCCCGCCCCGCGAGCAGCTCCCCCGCAATGCCGGCCCGGTATCCTATGCCAACGCGGTGGAGATTGCCGCGCCGGCGGTGGTCAATATTCATACCAAAAAGCTCATCACCCGCGAGGCCCATCCCTTACTGGACGATCCCATGTTTCGCCACTTTTTCGGCGACGACTTCGGCGGCCCGCGCGAGCGCGAAGAGACCAATCTCGGCTCCGGCGTCATCATCAGTCAGCAGGGCTACATCCTCACCAACAACCATGTGATCAGCGACGCCGAAGAGATTCAGATCGCGCTGCGTGATCAACGTACAGCCAACGCCACCGTCGTCGGCACCGATCCCGACACCGATCTGGCCGTGCTCAAAATCGAGCTGGACAACCTGCCGGTCATCACCCTGGGCCGGTCCGATCAATTACGGGTCGGCGACGTGGTGCTGGCCATTGGCAACCCCTTCGGCGTCGGCCAGACCGTCACCTCCGGCATTGTCAGCGCCACCGGGCGTAACATGCTCGGCATCAACACCTTCGAAAACTTCATCCAGACCGACGCGGCCATCAATCCCGGCAACTCCGGCGGCGCCCTGATCACCGCCAGCGGCGATCTGGTCGGCATCAATACCGCCATCTTCTCGCGCAGCGGCGGCTCGCAGGGCATCGGTTTCGCCATCCCCACCAGCCTGGCCCGCGATGTCATGCACCAGATCATCGAACACGGCGAGGTCAAGCGCGGCTGGCTCGGCGTTGCCATTCAGAACATCAATGATAACCTCGCCGAGTCCCTGAACCTTGATGAAGATCAAAAAGGGGTCATCATCACCAGCATTCTCAATAACGGACCGGCCGACAAGGCCGGTCTGCAGCCCGGGGATGTCATTACCCGTATCGATGGCCAACCGGTCACCGATGTTGCCACGGCACTGGACCTCATCAGTGGTAATCGACCCGGCAGTAAAATCCGTATCCAGGGCCTGCGTCAGAACGACGCATTCGACAAAACCGTCAAAGTGGCCCAGCGGCCGAAACAGGATGAATAA
- a CDS encoding Nif3-like dinuclear metal center hexameric protein, which translates to MVHLKDLVRYLDDLLEVERFGDYCPNGLQVEGAASVGRLVCGVTASQALIESAIEAGADALLVHHGYFWKGEAAPIVGIKKQRIARLLEHDISLLAYHLPLDAHPVYGNNVQLAQVLGLNVEGSFGPAGNPAIGLYGRLAEPLSGAALAEQIGARLGRAPLHVGEAMAPVRTLAWCTGGAQGLIEEAVRLGVDGYLTGEVSEQTVHLARENGLHFYAAGHHATERYGARALGEHLGGHFGLEQRFIDIDNPA; encoded by the coding sequence ATGGTGCATCTGAAAGATTTGGTCCGCTATCTGGATGACCTGCTGGAGGTGGAACGGTTCGGGGATTACTGCCCCAACGGCTTACAGGTCGAGGGCGCGGCCTCGGTCGGCCGACTGGTGTGTGGCGTGACCGCCTCGCAGGCGCTGATCGAGTCGGCGATCGAAGCCGGGGCCGATGCCCTGCTGGTGCATCACGGTTATTTCTGGAAGGGCGAGGCGGCGCCGATCGTCGGCATTAAAAAACAGCGTATCGCCCGCCTGCTGGAACACGACATCAGCCTGCTGGCCTATCACCTGCCGCTGGATGCCCATCCTGTCTACGGCAACAACGTGCAGTTGGCGCAGGTGCTGGGGTTGAATGTGGAAGGCAGCTTCGGCCCGGCGGGCAATCCGGCCATTGGCCTCTATGGCCGCCTCGCCGAGCCGCTCTCCGGGGCGGCGCTGGCCGAGCAGATCGGCGCCCGGCTGGGCCGTGCGCCGCTGCATGTGGGTGAGGCCATGGCGCCGGTGCGCACGCTGGCCTGGTGTACCGGGGGTGCCCAGGGGTTGATCGAGGAAGCGGTCCGCCTCGGGGTGGACGGTTATTTGACCGGTGAGGTCTCGGAACAGACAGTCCACCTGGCGCGGGAAAACGGGCTCCACTTTTACGCGGCGGGCCATCACGCTACCGAGCGTTACGGTGCCCGGGCCCTGGGTGAGCATCTGGGCGGCCACTTTGGGCTGGAACAACGGTTTATTGATATCGACAACCCGGCTTAA
- the petA gene encoding ubiquinol-cytochrome c reductase iron-sulfur subunit encodes MSTDGIDTSRRRFLLASTSVVGAVGVVGIAIPFIHSMNPSARAQAAGAPVEVDVSKLSPGERVTVEWRGKPIWVIRRTEQNMADLESLNEKLADPQSTMPQQPEYAQNLHRSRGKSPEIAVLVGICTHLGCSPTYRPEPGARDMGGKEWKGGFFCPCHGSKFDMAGRVYAGVPAPTNLVVPPFKFLSDSVVLVGEDGGAA; translated from the coding sequence ATGAGTACCGATGGCATTGATACCAGCCGACGCCGATTTCTGCTTGCCTCTACCAGTGTGGTGGGTGCAGTAGGCGTGGTCGGCATCGCGATTCCGTTTATTCACTCCATGAACCCCAGTGCCCGTGCCCAGGCGGCCGGCGCGCCGGTGGAAGTGGACGTCAGCAAGCTGTCGCCGGGCGAACGGGTGACCGTCGAATGGCGCGGCAAGCCTATCTGGGTGATACGCCGTACCGAGCAAAACATGGCTGATCTGGAATCCCTGAACGAAAAACTGGCGGACCCGCAATCGACAATGCCTCAGCAACCGGAATATGCGCAGAATCTTCACCGCTCCCGTGGTAAGAGTCCCGAAATCGCTGTGCTGGTGGGAATTTGTACCCATCTGGGCTGCTCGCCCACCTATCGACCGGAACCGGGTGCCAGGGACATGGGCGGCAAGGAGTGGAAGGGTGGTTTCTTCTGCCCCTGTCACGGTTCCAAATTCGATATGGCCGGCCGGGTTTATGCCGGTGTGCCGGCGCCGACCAACCTTGTGGTGCCGCCGTTCAAATTCCTGAGCGATTCGGTCGTGCTGGTCGGTGAAGACGGAGGGGCAGCCTGA
- a CDS encoding cytochrome b, which yields MSKTQAFMNWIDARFPMSKMWKEHLSEYYAPKNFNFWYFFGSLALLVLVIQIVTGIFLTMHYKPDAGMAFASVEYIMRDVNWGWLIRYMHSTGASAFFIVVYLHMYRGLMYGSYKNPRELIWIFGVLIYLALMAEAFFGYLLPWGQMSYWGAQVIVNLFSAVPFVGEELSVWIRGDYVIGDATLNRFFAFHVIALPLVLIALVVAHILALHEVGSNNPDGVEIKKNKDANGKPIDGIPFHPYYTVKDIAGVVVFLIFFFAVVFFAPEMGGYFIEHANFVPADPLKTPEHIAPVWYFTPFYAMLRAIPPMFGSQFPGVVVMGAAIVVMFFLPWLDRSPVKSVRYRGPLFKVALAVLVISFVVLGYLGVQPSTPVKTLLAQIFTALYFAFFLLMPWYTKIDKTKPVPERVIDK from the coding sequence ATGAGTAAAACACAAGCCTTTATGAACTGGATCGATGCCCGTTTCCCCATGAGCAAGATGTGGAAGGAGCATCTTTCCGAATATTACGCGCCGAAAAACTTCAACTTCTGGTACTTTTTCGGTTCGCTCGCCTTGCTGGTACTGGTCATCCAGATCGTCACCGGTATCTTCCTGACCATGCATTACAAGCCCGACGCGGGCATGGCGTTCGCCTCGGTCGAGTACATCATGCGTGATGTCAACTGGGGCTGGCTGATCCGTTATATGCATTCCACCGGCGCCTCGGCGTTCTTCATCGTGGTCTATCTGCATATGTATCGCGGGCTGATGTACGGTTCCTACAAGAACCCGCGCGAGCTGATCTGGATCTTCGGCGTGCTGATCTATCTGGCGCTGATGGCGGAAGCCTTCTTCGGCTATCTGCTGCCCTGGGGGCAGATGTCCTACTGGGGGGCGCAGGTTATCGTCAATCTGTTCTCCGCTGTGCCGTTCGTCGGTGAGGAGCTGTCGGTCTGGATTCGCGGTGACTATGTTATCGGCGATGCGACCCTGAACCGCTTCTTTGCCTTCCACGTGATTGCTCTGCCGCTGGTGCTGATTGCCCTGGTGGTAGCCCACATCCTCGCCCTGCACGAAGTCGGTTCCAATAACCCCGATGGCGTGGAAATCAAGAAGAACAAGGACGCCAACGGCAAGCCGATCGACGGCATTCCGTTCCATCCGTATTACACGGTCAAGGATATTGCCGGTGTGGTGGTGTTCCTGATTTTCTTCTTCGCGGTGGTGTTCTTTGCACCGGAGATGGGCGGCTACTTCATTGAGCACGCCAACTTTGTGCCGGCGGATCCGCTCAAGACTCCCGAGCATATAGCCCCGGTCTGGTACTTCACGCCGTTCTACGCCATGTTGCGCGCGATTCCGCCGATGTTCGGTTCGCAGTTCCCCGGCGTTGTGGTCATGGGTGCCGCGATTGTGGTGATGTTCTTCCTGCCCTGGCTGGATCGCAGCCCGGTCAAATCAGTGCGTTACCGTGGTCCGTTGTTCAAGGTTGCCCTGGCCGTCCTTGTTATCAGTTTTGTCGTGCTGGGTTATCTGGGGGTACAGCCGTCAACACCGGTTAAAACGCTGTTGGCGCAGATCTTCACCGCGCTGTACTTTGCGTTTTTCCTGCTGATGCCCTGGTACACCAAAATCGACAAGACCAAACCGGTTCCGGAGAGGGTGATTGACAAATGA
- a CDS encoding cytochrome c1, translating into MKKITAFLLMLAPVAALAAGGNIKLLDADVDLNNKASLQRGAQLYVNYCMGCHSLSSMRYNRMGQDIGLSDEQVAQNLMFVSDFSTSSTGELPKMGSLMENAMPAEDAANWFGTKVPDLSVIARSRGADWLYTYLKTFYVDDSRPMGVNNEAFPLVGMPHVLWELEGLKKPVYETHEGEDGEEVKELVDYEMVKEGSMSPAEYDNAVRDLVNFLVYTGEPAKLDRYKIGVWVILFLVVLFFFAYALKKEYWKDIH; encoded by the coding sequence ATGAAAAAAATAACTGCATTTCTGCTGATGTTGGCACCGGTTGCGGCCCTGGCCGCCGGCGGGAACATCAAGCTGCTGGACGCGGATGTTGACCTGAATAACAAGGCTTCCCTGCAACGGGGTGCCCAGTTGTACGTCAATTACTGCATGGGTTGTCACTCCCTCTCTTCCATGCGTTATAACCGTATGGGCCAGGATATCGGGTTGAGCGACGAACAGGTGGCGCAGAATCTGATGTTCGTGTCCGATTTTTCCACATCATCCACCGGGGAGCTCCCCAAGATGGGCTCGCTGATGGAGAACGCCATGCCCGCCGAGGATGCCGCCAACTGGTTCGGCACCAAGGTGCCGGATCTGTCCGTGATCGCGCGTTCACGTGGAGCTGACTGGTTATACACCTACCTGAAGACCTTCTACGTGGACGACTCCCGCCCGATGGGCGTCAACAACGAAGCGTTTCCGCTGGTCGGGATGCCGCACGTCCTGTGGGAGCTCGAAGGCCTGAAAAAACCGGTCTATGAGACCCATGAGGGTGAAGACGGCGAAGAGGTCAAGGAACTGGTCGATTACGAAATGGTCAAGGAAGGTTCCATGAGCCCGGCCGAATACGACAACGCGGTCCGGGATCTGGTGAACTTTCTGGTCTACACCGGCGAGCCCGCCAAGCTGGATCGCTACAAGATCGGCGTCTGGGTGATTCTGTTCCTGGTCGTTCTGTTCTTCTTTGCCTATGCCCTGAAGAAGGAATACTGGAAAGACATCCATTAA
- a CDS encoding glutathione S-transferase N-terminal domain-containing protein, whose protein sequence is MAQMANRRLAMTLFSGNTCPYCHMVRIVLAEKGINYDIHNVDLGDTPEDLKDLNPYNEVPTLVDRDLVLFEHQVIMEYLDERFPHPPLMPVDPVSRARNRMMLHRIERDWYRLAHQLTNPGTASDAVRKELRDSLMSISPIFDQKPFFLGNEFSLIDCSVTPLLWRLPSYGIELPAAARPLINYAERMFERESFKQSLTEGEKELKEE, encoded by the coding sequence ATGGCGCAAATGGCCAATCGACGTTTGGCAATGACTCTGTTTTCGGGCAATACCTGTCCGTACTGCCACATGGTACGCATCGTACTGGCGGAAAAGGGTATCAACTACGATATTCACAACGTCGATCTTGGCGACACGCCGGAAGATCTCAAGGATTTGAATCCCTACAATGAGGTGCCGACGCTGGTGGATCGGGATTTGGTGTTATTCGAACACCAGGTCATCATGGAATACCTCGACGAACGCTTTCCGCATCCGCCTTTGATGCCGGTCGATCCGGTCTCGCGGGCGCGCAACCGGATGATGCTGCACCGCATTGAGCGTGACTGGTATCGCCTGGCCCACCAGTTGACCAACCCCGGGACGGCCAGTGATGCCGTGCGCAAGGAGCTGCGCGACAGCCTGATGTCGATTTCACCGATTTTCGATCAGAAACCGTTTTTCCTGGGTAACGAGTTCTCCCTGATTGACTGCAGCGTCACCCCCTTGTTGTGGCGTCTGCCGTCCTACGGCATCGAGCTGCCCGCCGCGGCCAGGCCGTTGATTAACTACGCCGAACGGATGTTTGAACGTGAATCCTTCAAACAGAGTCTCACCGAGGGTGAGAAGGAACTGAAAGAAGAATAA
- a CDS encoding ClpXP protease specificity-enhancing factor: MSMTPSQPYLLRAIYDWIVDNQMTPYVLVNAENDYAYIPRDYVENGKIVLNIGPIAVNALDLGNDYVAFNARFASKPMEVSFPVNAVLAIYAKENGQGMVFNESDDMPPPDDTPDDDSKSGKPNLKLVK, from the coding sequence ATGTCTATGACGCCCAGCCAGCCGTATTTGCTTCGTGCGATTTATGACTGGATCGTCGATAACCAGATGACACCCTATGTCCTGGTCAATGCTGAAAACGACTATGCCTATATTCCGCGCGATTACGTGGAAAACGGCAAGATCGTCCTGAATATCGGTCCGATTGCGGTCAACGCCCTGGATCTGGGCAACGATTACGTTGCCTTCAATGCCCGCTTCGCCAGCAAGCCTATGGAGGTCAGTTTTCCGGTGAATGCCGTACTGGCGATCTACGCCAAGGAAAACGGCCAGGGGATGGTATTCAACGAATCCGACGATATGCCGCCGCCGGACGATACCCCGGACGACGACAGCAAATCCGGCAAGCCCAACCTCAAACTTGTGAAATAA